One window of the Azospirillum sp. TSH58 genome contains the following:
- a CDS encoding 2,5-dihydroxypyridine 5,6-dioxygenase, with protein sequence MPVSDADMVRAWTHVLTLSKLKPQEVVTVLTSDGTHPQTLRTALIAATNLGARVNRLDLPPVNAEHAHSRDSLAYLGTTPLTGNRAAMAALKESDLVLDLMTLLFSPEQMEILESGTKILLAVEPPEVLVRLLPSLEDKATVGEATALLKAAKEMHVTSQAGTDLRLPIGEFPTVQEYGFVDEPGRWDHWPSGFGFTFPNEGQAGGRIVLDKGDILLPMKSYLTSQIEMTVERGYVTAITGGLDADLLNDYMDAFADPEAYAISHIGWGTQKRARWSTLGLYDREQTLGMDARAFAGNFLFSLGPNNEAGGSRTTACHIDIPMRNCTVRLDGREVVREGKLLAGKELA encoded by the coding sequence ATGCCCGTCAGTGACGCCGATATGGTCCGCGCCTGGACCCATGTTCTGACCCTGTCGAAGCTGAAGCCGCAGGAGGTGGTCACCGTCTTGACCAGCGACGGCACCCACCCGCAGACCCTGCGCACCGCCCTGATCGCCGCAACCAATTTGGGGGCGCGGGTCAATCGGCTGGACCTGCCGCCGGTCAACGCGGAGCACGCCCACAGCCGCGACAGCCTCGCCTATCTCGGCACCACCCCGCTGACCGGCAACCGCGCCGCCATGGCCGCGCTGAAGGAAAGCGATCTGGTGCTGGACCTGATGACCCTCCTCTTCTCGCCGGAGCAGATGGAGATCCTGGAGAGCGGCACGAAAATTCTCCTCGCCGTCGAGCCGCCGGAGGTGCTGGTCCGCCTGCTGCCCAGCCTGGAGGACAAGGCGACCGTCGGCGAGGCGACGGCGCTTTTGAAGGCGGCCAAGGAGATGCACGTCACCTCCCAGGCCGGCACCGACCTGCGCCTGCCCATCGGCGAATTCCCGACGGTGCAGGAATACGGCTTCGTCGACGAGCCGGGGCGCTGGGACCATTGGCCGAGCGGCTTCGGCTTCACCTTCCCCAACGAGGGGCAGGCGGGCGGGCGGATCGTCCTCGACAAGGGCGACATCCTCCTGCCGATGAAGTCCTACCTGACCTCGCAGATCGAGATGACGGTGGAGAGGGGCTACGTCACCGCCATCACCGGCGGGTTGGACGCCGACCTGCTGAACGACTACATGGACGCCTTCGCCGACCCGGAGGCCTACGCCATTTCCCACATCGGCTGGGGCACGCAGAAGCGGGCGCGCTGGTCGACGCTCGGCCTCTACGACCGGGAGCAGACGCTGGGCATGGACGCCCGGGCCTTCGCCGGGAACTTCCTCTTCTCGCTCGGCCCCAACAACGAGGCGGGCGGGTCGCGCACCACCGCCTGCCACATCGACATTCCCATGCGGAACTGCACCGTCCGCCTGGACGGGCGCGAGGTCGTCCGCGAGGGCAAGCTGCTGGCCGGAAAGGAACTGGCATGA
- the pfkB gene encoding 1-phosphofructokinase: protein MNTPEADIRPVVTVTLNPAIDQTITVEALRPGHVHRAGAVRRNAGGKGVNVASCLADWGTPVVATGLLGAGNAAAFEALFAAKGIADRFVRLPGETRVNVKIADRAAADTTDLNLPGLTADAEALDRVRRTLRELVLPGTPVLLAGSLPDGLPADSYATLTADLRAQGARVVLDSSGPPLAAALAAPDLPFCIKPNRHELEAWAGTPLPATADLLEAARGLHRSGVAVVVVSLGADGALFVADGPALHARLPAVNALSTVGAGDAMVAGLIAAFGADLSLEGVARLSVAFATAKLGCFGPNLPGADAVRALAERVELTTLQ, encoded by the coding sequence ATGAACACGCCCGAAGCAGACATCCGGCCCGTCGTCACCGTCACGCTGAACCCGGCCATCGACCAGACCATCACGGTGGAGGCGCTGCGCCCCGGCCATGTGCACCGGGCCGGCGCCGTGCGGCGCAACGCCGGGGGCAAGGGCGTGAACGTGGCGAGCTGCCTCGCCGACTGGGGCACGCCCGTCGTCGCCACCGGCCTGCTGGGCGCCGGCAACGCCGCCGCCTTCGAGGCGCTGTTCGCCGCCAAGGGCATCGCCGACCGCTTCGTCCGGCTGCCCGGCGAGACGCGGGTCAACGTGAAGATCGCCGACCGCGCCGCCGCCGACACCACCGACCTCAACCTGCCCGGCCTGACCGCCGACGCCGAGGCGCTGGACCGCGTGCGCCGCACCCTGCGCGAGCTGGTCCTGCCCGGCACGCCGGTCCTGCTGGCGGGAAGCCTGCCGGACGGGCTGCCAGCGGACAGCTACGCGACGCTGACGGCGGACCTGCGCGCCCAGGGCGCCCGCGTGGTTCTGGACAGCAGCGGCCCGCCGCTGGCGGCGGCGCTGGCCGCCCCGGACCTGCCCTTCTGCATCAAGCCCAACCGGCACGAGCTGGAGGCCTGGGCCGGCACGCCCCTGCCCGCCACCGCGGACCTTCTGGAGGCGGCGCGCGGCCTGCACCGCAGCGGCGTGGCGGTCGTGGTCGTCTCGCTGGGGGCGGACGGCGCGCTGTTCGTGGCCGACGGCCCGGCGCTGCACGCCCGGCTGCCGGCGGTCAACGCGCTGAGCACGGTGGGGGCCGGCGACGCCATGGTGGCGGGGCTGATCGCCGCCTTCGGGGCGGATCTGTCGCTGGAAGGTGTCGCCCGCCTGTCCGTGGCCTTCGCCACGGCGAAGCTCGGCTGCTTCGGACCCAACCTGCCGGGGGCGGACGCGGTCCGCGCGCTGGCCGAGCGGGTCGAACTCACAACGCTTCAATGA
- a CDS encoding isochorismatase family protein, protein MSVSEQAVYERQGFGRSLGIQGQIGLLIVDFVNGFADPAVFGGGNIAPAIARTAQVLAKARQRGWFVAHSRIVYADDGSDGNVFSIKVPGMQTLTEHAAISAIVPELTPVPGELVVRKTVPSAFFGTGLAPWLTQRGVETLLIAGATTSGCVRASVVDAMCHGFRPVVMADCVGDRALAPHEANLFDIGQKYGDVVPAERVLAL, encoded by the coding sequence ATGAGTGTTTCGGAACAGGCCGTCTACGAGCGGCAGGGCTTCGGCCGGTCGCTGGGCATCCAGGGCCAGATCGGCTTGCTGATCGTCGATTTCGTCAACGGCTTTGCCGACCCGGCGGTGTTCGGCGGCGGCAACATCGCGCCGGCCATCGCCCGCACGGCGCAGGTGCTGGCGAAGGCCCGGCAGCGCGGCTGGTTCGTCGCCCACAGCCGGATCGTCTACGCCGACGACGGGTCGGACGGGAACGTCTTCTCCATCAAGGTGCCGGGCATGCAGACCCTGACCGAGCACGCCGCCATCAGCGCCATCGTGCCGGAGCTGACTCCGGTACCGGGGGAGCTTGTGGTGCGCAAGACGGTGCCGTCGGCCTTTTTCGGGACCGGGCTGGCGCCGTGGTTGACACAGCGCGGCGTCGAGACTCTTTTGATCGCCGGAGCGACGACGAGCGGCTGCGTGCGGGCCAGCGTGGTGGACGCCATGTGCCATGGCTTCCGCCCGGTCGTCATGGCCGATTGCGTGGGCGACCGCGCCCTGGCGCCGCACGAGGCCAATCTGTTCGACATCGGCCAGAAATACGGCGACGTGGTGCCGGCGGAGCGCGTTCTCGCCTTGTGA
- the ptsP gene encoding phosphoenolpyruvate--protein phosphotransferase, giving the protein MAPDTNATLTLTPTDLLRPDLLRLNASPAGKEEAIREAAQLLIAAGCIDPAYAASMLRREAVANTFLGHGVAIPHGMVEDRGMVRRNGIAVLQVPGGIEWNPGQTAHLVVAIAAQSDAHIAVLRRLTRLMQDEARLTALFTVTDPAALAAALGEDAPVTAPATPGGDLAERFDWVVDYPTGLHARPATAWVEAARASAARIQVRHGDLVADAKALVALLQLGLRAGDSVVVSAEGEDAVAALARMKATITRLTAREKADAAAAAQKARAPARGWTPPNPLPAVPGIAASPGLAIGPVHVLPRAAVTVPDEPVPLIEGGDRLHEALSLTRQTLKALADDTARRLGPSEAAIFTAQAEILNDTDLVTLACQLMVEGHGVAWSWHQAVERTAAGLAALDNPVLAGRAADLRDVGQRVLARIDPALRAGGAPDLPDTPCILIAEDLSPSDTAALDMARVIGLATAQGGPTSHTAILARTLGLPAMVAGGAALMELANGTPAILDGQTGRLHLSPAEADTADARAWIAREEARKAEEEARRGLPARTRDGHEVEIGANVNRPDQVAVALSQGAESVGLMRTEFLFLERGDAPGEDEQYETYRGMLTALEGRPLIVRALDIGGDKQVPHLQLPHEENPFLGVRGARLLLRKPELLETQLRALYRAAKDGGAKDGGALSIMFPMITALGEVQALRAACERIRAELDAPAVPLGIMVEVPAAAIQADVLARHVDFFSIGTNDLTQYALAIDRQHPELAAEADSLHPAVLRLIRMTVEGAERHGRWVGVCGGIAGDPFGAALLTGLGVRELSMTPRDIPAVKDRLRGSDLSALQESARRALECETADAVRALDGDEA; this is encoded by the coding sequence ATGGCCCCCGACACCAACGCCACCCTCACGCTCACGCCCACCGATCTGCTGCGGCCTGATCTGTTGCGACTGAACGCCAGCCCGGCCGGCAAGGAAGAGGCGATCCGCGAGGCCGCCCAGCTCCTGATCGCCGCCGGCTGCATCGATCCGGCCTACGCCGCCAGCATGCTGCGCCGGGAAGCGGTGGCGAACACCTTCCTCGGCCACGGCGTCGCCATCCCGCACGGCATGGTCGAGGACCGCGGCATGGTCCGCCGCAACGGCATCGCCGTCCTCCAGGTGCCGGGCGGCATCGAATGGAATCCCGGCCAGACGGCCCATCTGGTGGTCGCCATCGCCGCCCAGTCCGACGCCCACATCGCCGTGCTGCGCCGCCTGACCCGGCTGATGCAGGACGAGGCGCGGCTGACCGCCCTGTTCACCGTCACCGACCCCGCCGCCCTCGCCGCCGCCCTCGGCGAGGACGCGCCCGTGACCGCCCCGGCCACGCCGGGCGGCGACCTGGCGGAGCGGTTCGACTGGGTGGTCGATTACCCCACCGGCCTGCACGCCCGCCCGGCCACCGCCTGGGTGGAGGCGGCGCGCGCGTCCGCCGCCCGCATCCAGGTCCGCCACGGCGATCTGGTGGCCGACGCCAAGGCGCTGGTGGCGCTGCTCCAGCTCGGCCTGCGCGCCGGCGACAGCGTGGTCGTCTCGGCGGAGGGCGAGGACGCCGTGGCGGCGCTCGCCCGCATGAAGGCGACCATCACCCGGCTGACCGCGCGGGAGAAGGCGGACGCCGCCGCCGCGGCGCAGAAGGCCCGCGCGCCCGCGCGCGGCTGGACGCCGCCGAACCCGCTGCCCGCCGTGCCGGGAATCGCCGCCAGCCCCGGCCTCGCCATCGGCCCGGTGCATGTGCTGCCGCGCGCCGCGGTGACCGTGCCCGACGAGCCGGTCCCGCTGATCGAGGGCGGCGACCGCCTGCACGAGGCGCTGAGCCTGACCCGCCAGACCTTGAAGGCGCTGGCCGACGACACCGCCCGCCGGCTTGGGCCGTCGGAGGCGGCGATCTTCACCGCCCAGGCGGAGATCCTGAACGACACCGACCTCGTGACGCTGGCCTGCCAGCTGATGGTCGAGGGGCACGGCGTCGCCTGGTCCTGGCATCAGGCGGTGGAGCGCACCGCCGCCGGGCTGGCCGCGCTCGACAACCCCGTGCTGGCCGGGCGCGCCGCCGACCTGCGCGACGTCGGCCAGCGCGTCCTGGCGCGCATCGACCCGGCGCTGCGCGCCGGCGGGGCGCCGGACCTGCCGGACACCCCCTGCATCCTGATCGCCGAGGACCTGTCGCCCTCCGACACGGCGGCGCTCGACATGGCGCGGGTGATCGGGCTGGCGACGGCGCAGGGCGGCCCGACCTCCCACACCGCCATCCTGGCCCGCACGCTGGGGCTTCCCGCGATGGTGGCGGGCGGCGCCGCGCTGATGGAGCTGGCAAACGGCACCCCGGCCATCCTCGACGGGCAGACCGGGCGCCTGCACCTGTCCCCAGCCGAGGCCGACACCGCCGACGCCCGCGCCTGGATCGCGCGGGAGGAGGCCCGCAAGGCCGAGGAGGAGGCCCGGCGCGGCCTGCCCGCCCGTACCCGCGACGGCCACGAGGTGGAGATCGGCGCCAACGTCAACCGCCCCGACCAAGTGGCGGTCGCCCTGTCGCAAGGCGCGGAGAGCGTCGGGCTGATGCGCACCGAGTTCCTGTTCCTGGAGCGCGGCGACGCCCCCGGCGAGGACGAGCAGTACGAGACCTACCGCGGCATGCTGACCGCCCTGGAGGGCCGTCCGCTGATCGTCCGCGCGCTCGACATCGGCGGCGACAAGCAGGTGCCGCACCTCCAGCTTCCCCACGAGGAGAACCCCTTCCTCGGCGTGCGCGGCGCCCGCCTGCTGCTGCGCAAGCCCGAACTGCTGGAGACGCAGTTGCGCGCCCTCTACCGCGCCGCCAAGGACGGTGGGGCCAAGGACGGCGGAGCCCTGTCGATCATGTTCCCGATGATCACGGCGCTGGGCGAGGTGCAGGCCCTGCGCGCCGCCTGCGAGCGCATCCGGGCGGAGCTGGACGCCCCCGCCGTGCCGCTGGGCATCATGGTCGAGGTTCCGGCGGCGGCCATCCAGGCCGACGTGCTGGCCCGCCATGTCGATTTCTTCTCCATCGGCACCAACGACCTGACCCAATACGCGCTGGCCATCGACCGCCAGCACCCCGAACTGGCGGCGGAGGCCGACAGCCTGCACCCCGCCGTGCTGCGGCTGATCCGCATGACGGTGGAGGGGGCGGAACGGCACGGCCGCTGGGTCGGCGTCTGCGGCGGCATCGCCGGGGACCCGTTCGGCGCGGCGCTGCTGACCGGGCTCGGCGTGCGGGAACTGTCCATGACGCCGCGCGACATCCCCGCCGTGAAGGACCGGCTGCGCGGCAGCGACCTCTCCGCCCTGCAGGAATCCGCGCGGCGGGCGCTGGAGTGCGAGACCGCCGACGCGGTGCGCGCGCTCGACGGAGATGAGGCATGA
- a CDS encoding alpha/beta fold hydrolase, whose product MTSSTYRYGANVRANGIRQHYLRYGGEGKTRPVVIVPGITSPAVTWGFVAERFGRSFDTYVLDVRGRGLSEASDALDYGLDAMAADVTAFAAALGLRDYALVGHSMGARIGLRAVSRHGAAPARLVMVDPPVSGPGRRPYPAQLPWYVDSIRLMREGADLEAMRPFCPTWTDEQLRLRAEWLHTCDERAIVTAFNDFQTDDIHADFPRIPCPALLIAAGRGDVIRPEEEAEIRSLQPELAVTRVEGAGHMIPWDDAEGFYRAFGTFLGTAV is encoded by the coding sequence ATGACCAGCAGCACTTACCGCTACGGCGCGAACGTCCGCGCCAACGGCATCCGCCAGCATTATCTGCGCTACGGCGGCGAGGGGAAAACCCGTCCCGTGGTGATCGTGCCGGGCATCACCAGCCCCGCCGTCACCTGGGGCTTCGTGGCAGAGCGCTTCGGGCGCAGCTTCGACACCTACGTGCTCGACGTGCGGGGGCGCGGCCTGTCGGAGGCGTCGGACGCGCTCGACTACGGGCTGGACGCCATGGCCGCCGACGTGACGGCCTTCGCCGCGGCGCTGGGCCTGCGCGACTACGCGCTGGTCGGCCACTCCATGGGTGCGCGCATCGGCCTGCGCGCGGTCAGCCGCCATGGCGCCGCCCCGGCGCGGCTGGTCATGGTCGATCCGCCGGTCTCGGGGCCGGGCCGCCGTCCCTACCCGGCGCAGTTGCCCTGGTACGTGGATTCCATCCGCCTGATGCGCGAGGGCGCCGACCTGGAGGCGATGCGGCCCTTCTGCCCGACCTGGACGGACGAGCAGCTCCGCCTGCGCGCCGAATGGCTGCACACCTGCGACGAGCGGGCCATCGTCACCGCCTTCAACGACTTCCAGACCGACGACATCCACGCCGATTTCCCGCGCATCCCCTGCCCGGCCCTGCTGATCGCCGCCGGGCGCGGCGACGTCATCCGGCCCGAAGAGGAGGCGGAGATCCGCAGCCTCCAGCCCGAGCTGGCCGTCACCCGCGTCGAGGGGGCCGGGCACATGATCCCCTGGGACGACGCGGAGGGCTTCTACCGCGCCTTCGGCACCTTCCTCGGCACCGCCGTCTGA
- a CDS encoding Asp/Glu racemase, producing the protein MNSKTYRIGQIVPSSNTTMETEIPAMLTAHALAHGTRFTFHSSRMRMKTVKKEELAAMDAESDRCALELSDARVDVLGYACLVAIMSMGKGYHRVSQERLHGRTVENGGAAPVITSAGALVDGLHVLGAKRIALVAPYMKPLAQLVVDYIEHEGVQVIDWRALEIPDNLEVGRHDPSRLPGIVAGMDTAGVDAVVLSACVQMPSLPAIAQVEAMTGKPVLSAAVATTYAKLKALGLPTRVPGAGALLSGAY; encoded by the coding sequence ATGAACAGCAAGACCTATCGCATCGGCCAGATCGTCCCCTCCTCCAACACGACCATGGAGACGGAAATCCCGGCGATGCTGACCGCCCACGCGCTGGCGCACGGCACCCGCTTCACCTTCCATTCCAGCCGCATGCGCATGAAGACGGTGAAGAAGGAGGAACTCGCCGCCATGGACGCCGAGTCCGACCGCTGCGCGCTGGAGCTGTCGGACGCCCGCGTCGACGTGCTGGGCTACGCCTGCCTCGTCGCCATCATGAGCATGGGCAAGGGCTATCACCGCGTCTCGCAGGAGCGGCTGCACGGGCGCACCGTGGAGAATGGCGGGGCCGCCCCGGTCATCACCAGCGCGGGCGCGCTCGTCGACGGCCTGCACGTGCTGGGCGCCAAGCGTATCGCCCTGGTCGCTCCCTACATGAAGCCGCTGGCCCAGCTCGTCGTCGACTACATCGAGCATGAGGGCGTGCAGGTCATCGACTGGCGCGCGCTGGAGATCCCCGACAATCTGGAGGTCGGACGCCACGACCCGTCCCGCCTGCCGGGGATCGTCGCCGGCATGGACACCGCCGGGGTGGACGCCGTGGTGCTGTCGGCCTGCGTCCAGATGCCCTCGCTGCCCGCCATCGCGCAGGTCGAGGCGATGACCGGCAAGCCGGTGCTGAGCGCCGCCGTCGCCACCACCTACGCCAAGCTGAAGGCGCTGGGCCTGCCGACGCGCGTTCCGGGGGCCGGCGCCCTGCTCTCCGGCGCCTACTGA
- a CDS encoding LacI family DNA-binding transcriptional regulator, with product MSDSVKATSIKAIGIKDVAREAGVSVATVSRVLSNGPVSDALRARVEDAVRATGYRPNLSARRLRSQHSQTIGLIVSDIRNPFFTAVSRAVEDAAFQAGMRVILCNTDENPEREAMYLRLMQEERVTGLIFAPTRATLAQLDRTDLDFPVVLIDRSAPAGRFDSVVLDNLQAAALLVDHLHKQGYRRIAGLFGNTSTTAVERHAGYQAALAAHGLHAEARFVPPTAEAAEAEIARWLAEARRSGAMPDAVMVSNSLLLMGVVKATRTLGLTIPGDLAVAGFDNEPWTELVGPGLTVIEQPVHEIGRAAMTLLFERLDDPERATRKVVLSGTCVARGSTGVG from the coding sequence ATGAGCGACAGCGTCAAAGCCACCAGCATCAAGGCCATCGGTATCAAGGATGTCGCCCGCGAGGCCGGGGTCTCGGTCGCCACGGTGTCGCGGGTGCTGAGCAACGGCCCGGTCAGCGACGCGCTGCGCGCGCGGGTGGAGGACGCGGTGCGGGCCACCGGCTACCGCCCGAACCTGTCGGCGCGGCGGCTGCGCTCGCAGCATTCCCAGACCATCGGGCTGATCGTCTCGGACATCCGCAACCCCTTCTTCACCGCGGTCAGCCGCGCGGTGGAGGACGCCGCCTTCCAGGCCGGCATGCGGGTGATCCTGTGCAACACCGACGAGAACCCGGAGCGGGAGGCCATGTACCTGCGGCTGATGCAGGAGGAGCGGGTGACCGGCCTGATCTTCGCGCCGACCCGCGCGACGCTGGCCCAGCTCGACCGGACCGACCTGGATTTCCCGGTGGTGCTGATCGACCGCAGCGCGCCCGCCGGGCGGTTCGATTCGGTGGTGCTGGACAACCTGCAGGCCGCCGCCCTTCTGGTCGATCACCTGCATAAACAGGGCTACCGCCGCATCGCCGGCCTGTTCGGCAACACCAGCACCACGGCGGTGGAGCGCCACGCCGGCTATCAGGCGGCGCTGGCCGCCCATGGGCTGCACGCGGAGGCGCGCTTCGTCCCTCCGACCGCCGAGGCGGCGGAGGCGGAGATCGCCCGCTGGCTGGCGGAGGCGCGGCGCTCCGGCGCCATGCCGGACGCGGTGATGGTCAGCAACAGCCTGCTGCTGATGGGGGTGGTGAAGGCGACGCGGACGCTGGGACTGACGATTCCCGGCGATCTGGCGGTGGCCGGTTTCGACAACGAGCCCTGGACGGAGCTGGTCGGCCCCGGCCTGACGGTGATCGAACAGCCGGTCCATGAAATCGGGCGGGCCGCCATGACGCTGCTGTTCGAACGGCTCGACGATCCGGAGCGGGCGACGCGCAAGGTGGTGCTGTCGGGGACCTGCGTGGCCCGGGGATCGACGGGGGTGGGGTGA
- a CDS encoding TetR/AcrR family transcriptional regulator, whose amino-acid sequence MSKVQDGAPVADTAPENGPARGRPPRSRRAGPGRPEGTSNVRDQILDAAELEFANLGYAGTSLRNVADRAEVTQALISYYFGSKHGLFEEVFLRRGRKIADERMERLEALRRGPAPPPVRDIVYAFLMPALAMRETEGGRTFMRLQARLHTEPPEISYKLRNEAYDASTRIFAAALKEALPHLSERDVYWRMTLMIGAYLYAFSDTHRLEELAPGICNPGDPDEIITEISSFVSAGMLAPVPDPVRAPGKRKRG is encoded by the coding sequence ATGAGCAAAGTCCAGGACGGCGCGCCCGTCGCCGACACCGCGCCGGAGAACGGTCCGGCGCGGGGCCGTCCCCCGCGCAGCCGCCGCGCCGGCCCGGGCCGTCCGGAGGGCACCAGCAACGTGCGCGACCAGATCCTGGACGCGGCGGAGCTGGAGTTCGCCAACCTCGGCTACGCCGGCACCAGCCTGCGCAACGTCGCCGACCGGGCCGAGGTGACCCAGGCCCTCATCAGCTATTATTTCGGGTCCAAGCACGGGCTGTTCGAGGAGGTCTTCCTGCGCCGCGGCCGGAAGATCGCCGACGAGCGCATGGAGCGGCTGGAGGCGCTGCGCCGCGGGCCTGCGCCGCCGCCGGTGCGCGACATCGTCTACGCCTTCCTGATGCCGGCGCTGGCCATGCGCGAGACGGAGGGGGGCCGCACCTTCATGCGGCTCCAGGCCCGGCTGCACACCGAGCCGCCGGAGATTTCCTACAAGCTGCGCAACGAGGCCTACGACGCCTCGACCCGCATCTTCGCCGCCGCTCTGAAGGAGGCGTTGCCGCATCTGTCGGAGCGGGACGTCTACTGGCGGATGACGCTGATGATCGGCGCCTATCTCTACGCCTTCTCCGACACCCACCGTCTGGAGGAGCTGGCGCCGGGCATCTGCAACCCCGGCGACCCGGACGAGATCATCACGGAAATCAGCAGCTTCGTCAGCGCCGGGATGCTGGCCCCGGTGCCGGACCCCGTGCGGGCGCCGGGGAAGAGGAAGCGGGGATAG
- a CDS encoding FAD-dependent monooxygenase produces MRIGIVGGGIGGVALAGSLLQRGFEVRLFERAPGFGEIGAGIQMTPNAVKVIKSLGLLDKMLAAGFLPQSLVGRNWRSGRESFRTPLIETCPVLYDAPFIHIHRADLHAILASLVPESVANFGVSCTGVRQDKSTAVASFSDGSEFEADLIVGADGVRSVVRSALFGPEAPRFTGHMCYRAVVPTGGVVDYVSPDASFWFGPHSHVVTYYVRGGKAVNIVAVAETKEWVEESWNAPSSKEEMLGAFRGWHRNVETLFSKVDQVYKWGLFDRDPMTSWSKGRITLMGDAAHPMLPFLSQGAAMAIEDAYVLAESLKGHGSDVASALRDYEAERLPRTSRVQLEARERGRTYHLPSPLAQAKRDFMYWLRGLFNPQATGIQANWVYQYDARAFRPNLSDKPRLVA; encoded by the coding sequence ATGCGAATTGGCATCGTCGGCGGCGGCATCGGCGGCGTCGCGCTGGCCGGCAGCCTGCTCCAGCGCGGCTTCGAGGTCCGCCTGTTCGAGCGGGCGCCGGGCTTCGGCGAGATCGGCGCCGGCATCCAGATGACGCCGAACGCGGTGAAGGTCATCAAGTCGCTGGGGCTTCTGGACAAGATGCTGGCCGCCGGCTTCCTGCCGCAGTCGCTGGTCGGGCGCAACTGGCGCAGCGGGCGGGAGAGCTTCCGCACGCCGCTGATCGAGACCTGCCCGGTCCTCTACGACGCTCCCTTCATCCACATCCACCGGGCCGACCTGCACGCCATCCTGGCCTCGCTGGTTCCGGAGAGCGTCGCCAACTTCGGGGTGAGCTGCACCGGCGTGCGCCAGGACAAGAGCACGGCGGTCGCCAGCTTCAGCGACGGCAGCGAGTTCGAGGCCGACCTGATCGTCGGCGCGGACGGCGTGCGCTCCGTCGTGCGCTCCGCCCTGTTCGGGCCGGAGGCGCCGCGCTTCACCGGCCACATGTGCTACCGCGCGGTGGTGCCGACCGGCGGGGTGGTGGATTACGTCAGCCCCGACGCCTCCTTCTGGTTCGGGCCGCACAGCCACGTCGTGACCTACTACGTGCGCGGCGGCAAGGCCGTGAACATCGTGGCGGTCGCCGAAACCAAGGAGTGGGTGGAGGAGTCCTGGAACGCCCCCAGCAGCAAGGAGGAGATGCTCGGCGCCTTCCGCGGCTGGCACCGCAACGTGGAGACGCTCTTCAGCAAGGTGGACCAGGTCTACAAATGGGGCCTGTTCGACCGCGACCCGATGACGAGCTGGTCGAAGGGCCGCATCACGCTGATGGGCGACGCAGCACACCCCATGCTGCCCTTCCTCTCGCAGGGAGCCGCGATGGCGATCGAGGACGCCTATGTGCTGGCCGAATCCCTGAAGGGGCACGGCAGCGACGTGGCGTCTGCGCTGCGCGACTACGAGGCGGAGCGGCTTCCCCGCACCAGCCGCGTCCAGCTGGAGGCGCGGGAGCGCGGGCGGACCTACCACCTGCCCTCCCCGCTGGCCCAGGCGAAGCGCGACTTCATGTACTGGCTGCGCGGACTCTTCAACCCGCAGGCCACCGGCATCCAGGCCAACTGGGTCTACCAGTACGACGCCCGCGCCTTCCGCCCGAACCTCTCCGACAAGCCGCGCCTCGTCGCGTGA